GCGTGGCGGTTGCCATCGGCTGGTCCGGGTATTTCAACAAGTTGCTGAAGCTCGGAGGCCTCGAACTGCCCTATTGGGCGACCAATCCACCACATTGGGCGGGGGGGCCGGAGGGAAGCCTTGCCAATTTTCCTGCCGCGATCATCGTCTTGTTGATCACCGCCCTCCTCGTGATTGGAATCAAAGAAAGTGCGCGCGTGGCCGGTCTGATCGTGCTTCTCAAACTGGGGGTGATTCTCTTCTTCATCGCGGTTGGGGCTCCCGCTGTCAACGCCCATAATTGGATGCCGTTCATGCCGAACGGTTTCGAGGGGGTGCGGTCAGCTGCAGCCATCATCTTTTTTGCCTATATCGGGTTTGATGCGGTCTCGACTGCTGCTGAGGAGGCCCGCAATCCTCAACGAGATGTTCCGATCGGTATCATTAGCTCGCTGGCTATTTGCATGGTGCTCTATATTTCCGTGGCAGCCGTGATCACCGGCCTGGTCCCCGTATCCCAAATCGACATTTATGCTCCGGTGGCTGAAGCGCTTAACCTCGTGGGATTCAAATGGGGCGCCGCCATTGTCGCCATCGGGGCTGTGGCTGGTATTACGAGCGTGTTGGTCGTGATGATGCTGGGACAAATTCGCGTCTTCTTTGCCATGTCGCGCGATCAACTCCTAAGCCCCGGACTGTCCAAGGTCCATCCGACGTTTGGGACCCCGCATCGCGCGACCATTCTCACCGGAGTCGCTATCGCAATTCTTTCAGCATTCTTTCAGATAGGGGAAGCAGCCGATATGACCAACATTGGGACCTTCTTTGCCTTTGTCTTGGTGTGCCTGGGCGTGATGCTGCTCCGGTACACGAAGCCGGAGCGCCCTCGTCCTTTTCGCCTTCCCTTGATGCCGCTCGTGCCTGTTTTGAGCATAACAGCGTGTCTTTACCTGATGGCTGGTTTG
This region of Nitrospira sp. genomic DNA includes:
- a CDS encoding amino acid permease; the protein is MSSRLFRTKPIDQILADADHPEHRLKKTLTAWDLTALGIGAIIGTGIFVLIGTAIVGDAHRPGAGPGIILSFILSGVTCALAALCYAEFSAMIPVAGSAYTFSYATLGEFLAWLTGWNLILEYGVACVAVAIGWSGYFNKLLKLGGLELPYWATNPPHWAGGPEGSLANFPAAIIVLLITALLVIGIKESARVAGLIVLLKLGVILFFIAVGAPAVNAHNWMPFMPNGFEGVRSAAAIIFFAYIGFDAVSTAAEEARNPQRDVPIGIISSLAICMVLYISVAAVITGLVPVSQIDIYAPVAEALNLVGFKWGAAIVAIGAVAGITSVLVVMMLGQIRVFFAMSRDQLLSPGLSKVHPTFGTPHRATILTGVAIAILSAFFQIGEAADMTNIGTFFAFVLVCLGVMLLRYTKPERPRPFRLPLMPLVPVLSITACLYLMAGLPWATWIRFVVWTIIGILVYAAYGIKHSKLAAQAVNNGSLSR